A genomic stretch from Shewanella woodyi ATCC 51908 includes:
- a CDS encoding MBOAT family O-acyltransferase: MFKYWNFFGYSLSSLLSVNLELHNLLLPLGLSFYTLQTLSYIFDVYLGKIKPERHLGLFCLYVSFFPQLVAGPIERSRTLLPQLKSLELPTLYQFRYGLLLIVWGFFIKLVIADNLSASINSVYFGKEYFPFWVYWFIGALVTLKIYCDFMAYSEIARGVGMLFGVKLTLNFRRPLFATNLRSFWQRWHISLTRWIGDYIQIPLLRRYPTQPHRSVVTIMTLVIIGFWHSASWNFILFGLFHGMVMVIWSPIAKNISILFEGSFAFSSIFGRFFLAIVLMSSAPMFYIQDTSILFNILKNMLLFDLFEPTQISSIHGKVMLIKALFGFILLFLYSFFNEFKQQDFIVNLARSSSNRRWCEMLFIVFSTLFLGSFVHEPFIYFEF, from the coding sequence GTGTTTAAATATTGGAACTTTTTTGGTTATAGTCTTAGTAGTTTATTGAGTGTGAATTTAGAACTTCACAACCTACTACTCCCTTTAGGCTTGTCTTTCTACACATTACAAACATTAAGCTATATTTTCGATGTTTATTTAGGGAAGATCAAACCTGAAAGGCACTTAGGTCTTTTTTGCCTGTATGTCAGCTTTTTTCCTCAATTGGTAGCTGGTCCAATTGAGCGAAGCAGAACATTATTACCCCAACTGAAATCCTTGGAATTGCCTACTCTTTATCAATTTCGTTATGGTTTACTACTCATTGTCTGGGGCTTTTTTATTAAGCTTGTTATTGCTGATAATTTAAGTGCTAGCATTAATTCGGTTTACTTTGGTAAAGAATACTTTCCCTTTTGGGTTTATTGGTTCATAGGTGCGTTGGTAACGCTAAAAATTTATTGTGACTTTATGGCCTATTCTGAGATCGCACGTGGTGTAGGGATGCTGTTTGGCGTTAAACTTACGTTAAATTTTAGAAGGCCTTTATTCGCAACTAACCTTAGATCTTTTTGGCAACGTTGGCATATTAGTCTAACTCGTTGGATTGGAGATTATATTCAAATTCCTCTTCTAAGACGTTATCCTACTCAACCTCACCGCTCAGTTGTAACGATTATGACCTTGGTTATTATTGGTTTTTGGCATAGTGCTAGCTGGAATTTTATTCTTTTTGGTTTGTTTCATGGCATGGTTATGGTGATATGGAGTCCAATAGCTAAAAATATCAGTATATTATTCGAAGGCAGTTTTGCCTTCTCAAGTATCTTTGGTAGGTTTTTCTTAGCCATTGTTTTAATGTCTAGTGCGCCGATGTTTTATATTCAAGATACTTCAATATTGTTTAATATACTTAAAAATATGTTGTTATTTGATTTATTTGAACCTACTCAAATATCAAGCATTCATGGAAAGGTTATGTTGATTAAGGCTCTTTTCGGATTTATTTTATTATTTTTATATAGTTTTTTCAATGAGTTTAAGCAGCAAGATTTCATAGTTAATTTAGCTAGGTCGTCATCTAATAGACGTTGGTGTGAAATGTTGTTTATTGTCTTTAGTACGTTGTTTTTAGGGAGTTTCGTTCATGAGCCATTCATCTATTTTGAATTTTAG